One Actinomycetota bacterium genomic window, ATGTCGCGGATCGCTGCGATCCCGTCCGCGCCCGGAAGGTCGAGGTCGACGACGGCGACGTTCGGGACGTGCTCGGCGGCGAGCGCGCCGGCACGTTCGCCGCGGTCGACGTGCGCGACGACCGCGAGGTCGTCCTCCATGGCGATCACCGCCTGGAGGGCCTCCCGGAAGCTCGCGTGGTCCTCGACGAGCAGCACCGTCAGCATGCGTGGTCCCTCGCCGTGCGGCGACGGCTGGGTGATGAGCTGGTCACCGCCGCGCCGCTCGAAGAACCGTAGCGCCCCCCGTGGTGGCGCCACCGGGCATCACCCGCCCTGACCTCCTTGCTGCTGGCTCTGCGGCTCGTTCACCTCGATGATGCGCACGACCAGGAACGCCTCGCCGGGGTACTGGCTCAAGTCCAAGTCCCCGGTGTCACCTCCGACGACGCCCGCGACCGCCTCCGGTGTGAACTCCTGCACGCTCCCGGCGACCTCGACCTCCGCGCCGGCCTGGAGGTTGAGGTTCGCTGCGTCGATCGCGGGATCGAGGACGACCAGGAGGCACTGCGGCGTCGGCTGGGTCAGGCAGTTGGTCTGACCGCCACCTTCCCGACCGCCACCTTGCTGGCCGCCACCCTGCTGACCGCCACCCTGCTGACCGCCACCCTGCTGACCTCCACCCTGCTGACCACCACCCTGCTGACCACCACCCTCCTGGCCGCCACTGGCCGCGGTGATGAAGAAGATGCGGTTGCCGACGAGCAACTGGGCGACCTGCCCGCGCAGGATGACGTCCTGGCCGATGAAGCTCTGCTGGCCGCGACGGATCTCGATCTGCTGTCCGCCCTCGAAGACGCCCCCGCCCTGATGGCCGCCGGGGGGCTCACCCTTTCCGCTCTGGGTCTGCTCCTGGCCGCCTTGCGGCTGGCCTTCCATGACGATGTCGGCGACGCCCGCGCCGACGTCCTGCTGTTGGCTCTGCTGCTGCTGCCCGCAGCTGGCCACGAGCAGCAGCAGGCCCGCGGCGGCGACCGCGAGCCAGCGCTGACACCGGCTCCTCACGTCGACCTCCTGATCCTGATGCGGGGAGGGGCGCACCGGGCGGGAGCAGCCAACGCCGATCACCCGGTGCGCCCACCGTTCCCGGTTGTGTCGGGGAAGACCACGACAACGACGGTCTGAGGGGCGTGCTCGAGCACGTACTCCGTGCCGTGGCCCAGGAACGGTTGCTCGTCGTGTGTCCGCAGCTGTGAGCCGAGGACGATGACGTCGGCCTCCTGCTCGTTGGCGGCGGCGACGATCTCCTCGTGCACGGTCCGACCGGCGCGCACGAGCATCGACGCCCCACCGCCCATCCGGCCGGAAAGGTCCCGCGCGCGGTCCAGCTGATCAACCGCCGAGGGCTCCTCCTCCTCGCGGTCGCTGCGGTCGACGACGTGCATGGCGTCGACGTCGCAGTGGAGCCGCGAGCCAAGCGTGTACGCGACCTCCTCCGCGGCGCGTCCCACCCTCGTGCCGCTGACCGGCACGAGGATCCGGCGGAAGGAGACGTCGGCGAAGCCCTCGTCGTCGTGGCGGAGGTCCGCGCCCCGGCGAACGATCATCAGCGGAGACGGGCTGCGAGCCATCAGCTTCCGGAGCCAGTCCGACAGCTGGTGCGAGCCCCGGAAGTCCTCGTTGAGCCCCAGTGCGATCAGGTCGTACCCGAGCCGCGCCTCCTCGAGGACCGCCTCGACCGTGTCGTCGCGGCGCTCGCTGCGGAACTCGACGTCCACCTGCCGGAACGCGTCGAGCGCCGGCCGGGCGCACTCACGCGCCGATCCGTCGTCGTCCTCGGACGTCACCACCGTCATCACCGTGACGTGACCCTCGGGTCTGAGGATCAGGTCGAGCACGCGTGCGGCGAGCGACGAGTTCGCCCCGCCGCGTGTCGGCACCAGCGCGTTGCGGGCGTCGGCGATGACGCTGGATTCCAACAGCTGCTCGCGTTCGAGGCGCTCGGCCTCCTCGCCGCTGGCTTGTGTCCGCCCCAGCGCCCAGCGCAGGAACGGTGGCGCCGCGATCGACGTGGTCAGAGCCAGCAGGACGACGATCGTGTAGGTCTGCTGGTTGAACACACCGATGCTGAACGCGATCGTGGCGATGATGACCTCGAGCGCGCCGCGTGCGTTCAGACCGACGCCGGCCGCGATCGACTCGCGGTGGTTGAGCGGCCCCATCCGCGCGCCCACGTAGGAGCCGACGAGCTTGGAGAAGCTGGCCACCCCGATCACGATCACCGTCCACAACAGTGCGGTGGGGCTCGTGAGCTGCCAGACGTCGACGTACATGCCGGCGGTCGCGAAGAAGATCGGGGCGAGGAAGCCGTACCCGACCACGTGGATGATCTTCTCGAACTCCCGGCGGAAGAACCGTGACCGGCCGATCACGATGCCGGCGACGAAAGCGCCGAACACCGCCTCGATGCCGATCGCCTGCGTCAGCGCCGCGAACGCGAGCACCACGGCCAGCAGCGCGGTGATCGGCAGGGTCGGTCCGTCGCCACGCCGCAGTGCCCGCCGCAGCAGCGCGTTCGTGACCCGCTGCCCGCCGGTGAACGCGAACGCCAGGAACGCGCCGATCGCGGCGACCGTGAGGACCAGCTTGGTCGGCTCGAGATGACCCTCCCTCGCCGCGCCGGCGAGCGCGCTCAGCATCACCCATCCGACGATGTCATCGAACATCGCCGCGACCAGGATGACCTGCCCGACGTTGCGTCGCATCAGGTTCATCTCGATCAGGATCTTGGCGACCACCGGGAGCGAGGAGACCGCCAGGCACACCCCCATGAACAGCGCGAAGATCGTCCGACCCCCGCTCTGGCTCAGGAACATCTCGGGCATCACGAAGCCCATGCCGATCCCCAGTGCCAGCGGCAGGAGCAGGCTGCCGACCGGCACCATCGCGGTTGATCGGCCGATCCGGCGCAGCAGGCCGAGGTCGGTCTCGATCCCGGTCTCGATCAGCAGCAGGATCACGCCCAGCCACGCGACCGAGAGGATCACGCCGCTGTGGAAGTCGTCGCCGGGGAAGAGCCACAGCGCCCCGGCGGGGAAGAGCCGCCCGAACAGCGACGGTCCCAGCACGAGCCCCGCGGTGAGCTCACCGACGACGGCCGGCTGCCCGATCCGCTGCGCGAGCAGCCCCAGACCCCGGGCAGCGAGGAACAGCGCCAGCAGCTGCAGCCAGAACAGGAGCAGCGAGTGCTCCTGCAGGGGCGTCAGCATGGTCACGTGTCGAGGATGCGCGCAGGTCGCGAGCGGGACGTACACCAGGCCACGTAGGACCGGCTACCCGATAGCGGGTAGGCGGTTCACGACAGCGG contains:
- a CDS encoding response regulator transcription factor encodes the protein MAPPRGALRFFERRGGDQLITQPSPHGEGPRMLTVLLVEDHASFREALQAVIAMEDDLAVVAHVDRGERAGALAAEHVPNVAVVDLDLPGADGIAAIRDIRRASPGTACLVLTALKDDVEMGRAVVAGAAGVLHKSIEI
- a CDS encoding cation:proton antiporter — its product is MLTPLQEHSLLLFWLQLLALFLAARGLGLLAQRIGQPAVVGELTAGLVLGPSLFGRLFPAGALWLFPGDDFHSGVILSVAWLGVILLLIETGIETDLGLLRRIGRSTAMVPVGSLLLPLALGIGMGFVMPEMFLSQSGGRTIFALFMGVCLAVSSLPVVAKILIEMNLMRRNVGQVILVAAMFDDIVGWVMLSALAGAAREGHLEPTKLVLTVAAIGAFLAFAFTGGQRVTNALLRRALRRGDGPTLPITALLAVVLAFAALTQAIGIEAVFGAFVAGIVIGRSRFFRREFEKIIHVVGYGFLAPIFFATAGMYVDVWQLTSPTALLWTVIVIGVASFSKLVGSYVGARMGPLNHRESIAAGVGLNARGALEVIIATIAFSIGVFNQQTYTIVVLLALTTSIAAPPFLRWALGRTQASGEEAERLEREQLLESSVIADARNALVPTRGGANSSLAARVLDLILRPEGHVTVMTVVTSEDDDGSARECARPALDAFRQVDVEFRSERRDDTVEAVLEEARLGYDLIALGLNEDFRGSHQLSDWLRKLMARSPSPLMIVRRGADLRHDDEGFADVSFRRILVPVSGTRVGRAAEEVAYTLGSRLHCDVDAMHVVDRSDREEEEPSAVDQLDRARDLSGRMGGGASMLVRAGRTVHEEIVAAANEQEADVIVLGSQLRTHDEQPFLGHGTEYVLEHAPQTVVVVVFPDTTGNGGRTG